The Manis javanica isolate MJ-LG chromosome 4, MJ_LKY, whole genome shotgun sequence genome contains a region encoding:
- the KCNJ12 gene encoding ATP-sensitive inward rectifier potassium channel 12 isoform X2, protein MTTAGRANPYSIVSSEEDGLHLVTMSGANGFGNGKVHTRRRCRNRFVKKNGQCNIEFANMDEKSQRYLADMFTTCVDIRWRYMLLLFSLAFLASWLLFGVIFWVIAVAHGDLEPAEGRGRTPCVMQVHGFMAAFLFSIETQTTIGYGLRCVTEECPVAVFMVVAQSIVGCIIDSFMIGAIMAKMARPKKRAQTLLFSHNAVVALRDGKLCLMWRVGNLRKSHIVEAHVRAQLIKPRVTEEGEYIPLDQIDIDVGFDKGLDRIFLVSPITILHEIDEASPLFGISQQDLETDDFEIVVILEGMVEATAMTTQARSSYLANEILWGHRFEPVLFEEKNQYKIDYSHFHKTYEVPSTPRCSAKELVESKFLLPSANSFCYENELAFLSRDEEDEADGDQDSCSPQARHDFDRPQANSSGGLEQRPYRRESEI, encoded by the coding sequence ATGACCACAGCCGGCCGGGCCAACCCCTACAGCATCGTGTCGTCGGAAGAGGACGGGCTGCATCTGGTCACCATGTCGGGTGCCAACGGCTTTGGTAACGGAAAGGTGCATACACGGCGCAGGTGCCGGAACCGCTTTGTGAAGAAGAATGGCCAGTGTAACATCGAGTTTGCCAACATGGACGAGAAGTCACAGCGCTACCTGGCCGACATGTTCACCACCTGTGTGGACATCCGCTGGCGCTACATGCTGCTGCTCTTTTCGCTGGCCTTCCTGGCCTCCTGGCTACTGTTTGGTGTCATCTTCTGGGTCATCGCCGTGGCCCATGGAGACCTGGAGCCAGCCGAGGGCCGGGGCCGCACGCCCTGTGTCATGCAGGTGCATGGCTTCATGGCGGCCTTCCTCTTCTCCATCGAGACACAGACCACCATCGGCTACGGGCTGCGCTGTGTGACGGAGGAGTGCCCTGTGGCCGTGTTCATGGTGGTGGCGCAGTCCATCGTGGGCTGCATCATCGATTCCTTCATGATTGGCGCCATCATGGCCAAGATGGCCCGGCCCAAGAAGCGGGCGCAGACGCTGCTGTTCAGCCATAACGCCGTGGTGGCTCTGCGCGATGGCAAGCTCTGCCTCATGTGGCGTGTGGGCAACCTGCGCAAGAGCCACATCGTGGAAGCCCATGTGCGGGCTCAGCTCATCAAGCCGAGGGTCACGGAGGAGGGTGAGTACATCCCGCTGGACCAGATCGATATCGACGTCGGCTTCGACAAGGGTCTCGACCGCATCTTCCTGGTGTCGCCCATCACCATCCTGCATGAGATCGATGAGGCCAGCCCGCTCTTCGGCATCAGCCAGCAGGACCTGGAGACAGACGACTTTGAGATCGTGGTCATCCTGGAGGGCATGGTGGAGGCCACAGCCATGACCACCCAGGCCCGCAGCTCCTACCTGGCCAACGAGATTCTGTGGGGCCACCGCTTCGAGCCTGTCCTCTTTGAGGAGAAGAACCAGTACAAAATTGACTACTCACACTTCCACAAGACCTACGAGGTACCGTCCACGCCCCGCTGCAGTGCCAAGGAACTGGTGGAGAGCAAGTTCCTGCTGCCCAGTGCCAACTCCTTCTGCTATGAGAATGAGCTGGCCTTCCTGAGCCGCGACGAGGAGGACGAGGCGGATGGAGACCAGGACAGCTGCAGCCCCCAGGCCAGGCATGACTTTGACAGGCCCCAGGCCAACAGCAGTGGAGGCCTGGAGCAGCGGCCCTATAGGCGGGAGTCAGAGATCTGA
- the KCNJ12 gene encoding ATP-sensitive inward rectifier potassium channel 12 isoform X1 has protein sequence MLDARSLWPAGLGAASPYLRGPWSALFTACSLPAGLALLHLHHCSRLCGSGAAPSGAGLGTSQGPPVPGMTTAGRANPYSIVSSEEDGLHLVTMSGANGFGNGKVHTRRRCRNRFVKKNGQCNIEFANMDEKSQRYLADMFTTCVDIRWRYMLLLFSLAFLASWLLFGVIFWVIAVAHGDLEPAEGRGRTPCVMQVHGFMAAFLFSIETQTTIGYGLRCVTEECPVAVFMVVAQSIVGCIIDSFMIGAIMAKMARPKKRAQTLLFSHNAVVALRDGKLCLMWRVGNLRKSHIVEAHVRAQLIKPRVTEEGEYIPLDQIDIDVGFDKGLDRIFLVSPITILHEIDEASPLFGISQQDLETDDFEIVVILEGMVEATAMTTQARSSYLANEILWGHRFEPVLFEEKNQYKIDYSHFHKTYEVPSTPRCSAKELVESKFLLPSANSFCYENELAFLSRDEEDEADGDQDSCSPQARHDFDRPQANSSGGLEQRPYRRESEI, from the coding sequence GGGCTGCCCCTTCCGGAGCCGGCCTGGGGACGAGCCAGGGCCCCCCTGTCCCCGGGATGACCACAGCCGGCCGGGCCAACCCCTACAGCATCGTGTCGTCGGAAGAGGACGGGCTGCATCTGGTCACCATGTCGGGTGCCAACGGCTTTGGTAACGGAAAGGTGCATACACGGCGCAGGTGCCGGAACCGCTTTGTGAAGAAGAATGGCCAGTGTAACATCGAGTTTGCCAACATGGACGAGAAGTCACAGCGCTACCTGGCCGACATGTTCACCACCTGTGTGGACATCCGCTGGCGCTACATGCTGCTGCTCTTTTCGCTGGCCTTCCTGGCCTCCTGGCTACTGTTTGGTGTCATCTTCTGGGTCATCGCCGTGGCCCATGGAGACCTGGAGCCAGCCGAGGGCCGGGGCCGCACGCCCTGTGTCATGCAGGTGCATGGCTTCATGGCGGCCTTCCTCTTCTCCATCGAGACACAGACCACCATCGGCTACGGGCTGCGCTGTGTGACGGAGGAGTGCCCTGTGGCCGTGTTCATGGTGGTGGCGCAGTCCATCGTGGGCTGCATCATCGATTCCTTCATGATTGGCGCCATCATGGCCAAGATGGCCCGGCCCAAGAAGCGGGCGCAGACGCTGCTGTTCAGCCATAACGCCGTGGTGGCTCTGCGCGATGGCAAGCTCTGCCTCATGTGGCGTGTGGGCAACCTGCGCAAGAGCCACATCGTGGAAGCCCATGTGCGGGCTCAGCTCATCAAGCCGAGGGTCACGGAGGAGGGTGAGTACATCCCGCTGGACCAGATCGATATCGACGTCGGCTTCGACAAGGGTCTCGACCGCATCTTCCTGGTGTCGCCCATCACCATCCTGCATGAGATCGATGAGGCCAGCCCGCTCTTCGGCATCAGCCAGCAGGACCTGGAGACAGACGACTTTGAGATCGTGGTCATCCTGGAGGGCATGGTGGAGGCCACAGCCATGACCACCCAGGCCCGCAGCTCCTACCTGGCCAACGAGATTCTGTGGGGCCACCGCTTCGAGCCTGTCCTCTTTGAGGAGAAGAACCAGTACAAAATTGACTACTCACACTTCCACAAGACCTACGAGGTACCGTCCACGCCCCGCTGCAGTGCCAAGGAACTGGTGGAGAGCAAGTTCCTGCTGCCCAGTGCCAACTCCTTCTGCTATGAGAATGAGCTGGCCTTCCTGAGCCGCGACGAGGAGGACGAGGCGGATGGAGACCAGGACAGCTGCAGCCCCCAGGCCAGGCATGACTTTGACAGGCCCCAGGCCAACAGCAGTGGAGGCCTGGAGCAGCGGCCCTATAGGCGGGAGTCAGAGATCTGA